The Gossypium hirsutum isolate 1008001.06 chromosome D03, Gossypium_hirsutum_v2.1, whole genome shotgun sequence genomic interval tcatacatatcacattacATTACATGCATTTAGACGTTATTTATGTCAAATTTCATACTAACAAATTAGTAGATTTCATGCTTTAAAGCTTATATAAACACATACCGTCCCCACAAAAGGCCCATAGTCAATTGGGACGATATGTATGACATTAGGAAAATTTTCTGAAATTtgggcctacacggcccaaaatggcataaattgtgtggctcacacggcctcgCACACGGCCTATCATACAGTCATGTGTCGCAGACGGCCAGGTACACGATCGTGTGGCATCAACAGGCCCCAATTTTAGCTTTCGTCATTCACCAATTTTCGAGTTTCTCGTTACACACTAGTATTTCTCGACACTGATTCCAACACGAGCAACCCAAAATCTATATACGTCAATAAGAAGCTTAGTTAATATGATTTCTCACACTTAAAATACGAATCAACATTAACAACAACCacattttaatgaaaaaatttgACTCATGCCTCAAATTAAATTCTTACCCTCACGAAGATAGCAATCCACGTACGTTTAATTCACTAGGGATTAGTCGAATGTTCCATGCATCTCTCCTAACAGAAGAAATAAATCATAATCATCATTCAACATAGTTTGCATCACTCTCAAACGAAAATCGAGTATTAAAACTAAAGCTCTTACCACAGAAAATTACAAAGATAACACCCAAAATACTTACGCTCAAATCTAGTGACACCACACAGTGCTCATATGAATGATGgatagaataaaaaaaagaaaggaaataaggggAAGAAGGAAGGCAgcgtgaaaaatagaaaataaagaaacaattgTGAACAGGGGTGTCGTTCTATGGAGACCAAATTAAcagtttgaaaaaaataaaataaaataagatccACTTCCTTATAATTAAGCCACCTTAATCCCCAACCCAAAACTAACTTCTAACAACCCACTTCTATCCACTTACCATCTTTTCTAGAATTTTAAACCTCATCCAACACCATTAACAAACATCCCATTAAAGagtaacaaaaataaattcaatttctCACAACAAGACCCGAAGACCAAACCCCAAACACATACTAACTACTAACCACTGAGATAGACACTTAATTGCGTTAgtttttaacaaataacaattCATATTCTTTGGGACATTACACCCCGCGATCACGCATTTTTTATTTGTGGACTATTGCATTTTATTTGGAGAGGCAAGTAGGGGGCACAGATAATGAATGAGATTTTGCAAGAATATGAAAATTGCTTTAGATAGTGCATCAATTTTGAAAAGTCATTTATTTTAGTACAAATGTTCAGGAACAAACAAGAAACGATATCTCCTAATCTGTAAGGGTTTGACACAAAAGGAGCACTGGAAGGTATCTTGGATTACCTAGTATGGTGGGACGACAAAAGAAAGCAACGTTTTAGGGGTTGAAAGATAGATTATGCAATCGAGTGAGCAACTGGTGTATCTAGCCTCTCTCCTAGGGAGGTAAAAAAGTGTTTATAAAGAGTATTTTACAGGTTAAACCAACTTCTTTGATGTTACGTTTTCTATTACCCAATTCTGTTTATTGCGAATTAGAAGTAATTATTAGTAAATTCTTCTGGTAGAAGCACAAAGATAAGCGAGCGATTCATTTGTGTAGTTGGACTTTAAAGGTGAAATACTACTCGTTATCTACGTTCTTAGAAGGAATAATCATTCTTATACATGGAGGAGTATTTGGGCCACAAAGGGCTTCCTTAAATTCAGGATGTGCTAGATGGTTGGAACGGGGTAGAATAATAGAATATATCTGTGAGGGATGATGCATGGATCCCTGAATCTGTAGATTATAAAGTTCAGAATCGGGTTACAAATAGTTCGATAACTAGAGTGTCAGATTTGATTATTCAAGAAACCAAATAATGGAGGGAGGATTTGATTACCAATGTTTTTGCGATTGAAGATGTAGAATGCATTCTATGTATTCTTCTCTCGAAAAACCCACAAGAAGACAAATTTGTATGGAAAAGAGAAGCGACGGGGGAATATACAATGTGAAGTGGGTACAAGAAGGCAATACAAGACACCAATACAAACAATGAGCCATATCTTTACAGAAATTATTACAATAAATTATGGCATACAGAAGCACTTAGCAAAGTTAAAATTACAATTTGGAAGGGGTTTAATAATTTTATCCCGACTCTCAACAACCTAGCCTTCAGGAGACTAGGGAATGAAACGACATGCCCCATATGTTAGAATGGTTGCGAAACTCTTGAACATGTGTTTTGGGATTGTGTAACTGCAAAGGAAGAATGGGGTAAGTTAGGAATTTGGTGGCCGCAAAATCTTTCAGTAGTCGAATGTAGGGAATGAATGACATACCTATTAGATAATGGAACATGTGGGTAGAAGAGCTTAATAATCGAGATTATTTGGGCAATCTGGACGTCTAGGAATCGGGTCCTACATGAAAGACATAATCAACTGGCTCAATAAATAGTGGAAATGGtgaaaaaatatacaaaagaatgggGAGAGGTTAAAAAACGCTTATCTATTAGAATTCCTGTACTAGAAGGATAGGGACCATCGGTGTCAGATCTGATCAGAATAAAATTTGATGGAGCTTTTCAAAGGAGCAAAAATGAGTCGTGTACAAGACTGGTAGTGAGGAGGCCTGATAGGACGGTGTTAGGCTTGAAAACAATAATCAACAAATGTATTTCATCAATGTTTGCGGTAAAAACGGTTGCATGTCTCTAGGTGACACAAATAGAAGTAGATTTAGGATTTCAAAGGGTTGAGATTAAGGGAAATGCtcttgtaataataataaaagacaaATATAAACAGGAGAGATGAATCAGTGATTAGTGCTTACATCTAAGATATTAGAAAATTGAATGAAGTTTTCCGTACCTATCGTTTCTCATATACTGGAAGAGGAAGAAATGGGTTGGCTCACATGCTAGCAACGGAGGGTATGAAGAGGAAAAAGCAAATCTGTCTGGTAGGAGAAGTGTCCCCGTTTGCAAGGAGGAAAATGGAGGAGGGAATCTTAATCAGCCGATGAAGCATTGGGGCAAAGATGGGGCATAAAAGGTACCTTGGGGAAAACAACAGTGTATTCTTTGAGAAGCTAAAATGGAAATGATAGAGATGAAGGCTTCGTTCTTTATTGCATCTGAGATGGGCTTTTACATGTAAAAGCACTTTTCTCTGAAAAGCAATAAAGAACGAACTTCATCTCTTGCAAATTTCCAGCGTTTTTGAAGTGCTTTTGGGTAGATGAAAAAGGAGATTTTTTAAGCTTTTTCAGCCAAGAAGTGCTTTTGGGCTGGTCTTTTACTTTTTTAGCCACACAACACACAAACAACGTTGGTTCTTTGTTTTCATCCAAAATGCACTTTGCTTCCATCTCTTTTCATTACTGGTTCTTTGTTCCTCTACCGATTCTTTGTTCTTCTTCTCCACTGAAGAAGTCTCTGGTTCTTTGTTCCTCTTCTCCACCACCGATGAGTTTATCTTTTTTTTCTCTGTATATTTTTGTTTGTCTTTATTATGGGAttgatttttatcattatttcttCTGTATATTTTCTCCTCTTCTCTGCCACCGGTGCTTCTCTTTGGAGGattttcttctcccattcaaaaCCCACATTCAGGAAACCATCCTCTCTCTTTCTCTGGTAGGAGGAGAGTGTTAGGATTTTGTTTTTGAGTAATCATGAACATTTCTTTTGTTGTCTAAATGCTTCTTGATCACTCTGTACTAACTTTTAATCTTCACTATATCTAGGTAACAAGTCAGGAGACCAACCTAGTGGCTAGATGTCGACGAGTATATGGCCATGCTCATGATTATCACATCAATTCTATTTCAAATAACAGGTAGCTAGTGGGTTTTGTTTTTATTGCAATTTTGTGGTGTTTTGGCTCCTTATTTTAGTATTATCTGAAAATCAATTGAAGAGGAAGTATTCTTTTTCTAGGATAATATGTGGTAGAATCACACATCTTACATTTTTCTTCTCTGATGGAAAAATAAGTCTTCATTAGCTGAGTCTCTTGAATTCCCTCACCAAGATTTCTAGCCTGATAAATTGCTTAACCTTTATTGCATCTttgttctttattattattagtgtttTTTTTTGGCAGCATCATTATGAGATGTCTCTTGAGAAACTGATGCCATCTAGTTTAGGTTTTGGATTGGAGTGTAGATTTAAACTGTTATTGATTGCGCTTCTAGGCTCTCTTTCCCCATTCCCATTCAAAGTTTGCATTCTAGAGAAGGCATATGATTCTCTAGTTGTAATGGTAAAGGATGATTGTTTCTTTAAATAATGATATAACGAATCATGGTTCCTTCCTGATAACTTTCTATTGCTGAACTTGTGTTGTCATGtttgaacttgtgttgtaattCTTTCAGAATTAGTGTTCCTTTTTTCTGTTATGCCTCTTTTGCTTTACTGATTTGCTCTGCTTTGCTTTAGCGATTGCTAGATCCTCACCAATCAGTTAGTGCAGGTGTTTAATATGTCCTAAACAGGCATATAATGCGGAGGGTAGCAGCTTCTTAATTTCCTCTGCTCATCTATGATCTTATTAAGAGTTTGAAGCTGTTAATTTAAGCTGGTATTTCTTGAGACAAATGATTTCAACTAtggtttcttttcttgttttaatcttcctttcttcctttcttgtTTCAATCTTCCTTTCTCTCCTTGTCTTATTTTACTCTCATTCTGTTTTTTGATAAGATCCGAAGTGATCATTTCTTCTTGTATTTGGACTGGGCTTGAAAATGtttgttttgttcttgaatttgtTAGTACTGGAAGGATTAGTTCATTCATGTAGTAGATATTTGATACAATGGTTAACATAATTGAATTAATGCACTTCACAagatattgattaaaattttaaaccccatTTTAATGGTAAAATATGATGGTGTCATGGAGTTGCAAATGCTGGTCCTCATCCATTGTTCAAAGTTCATAAGTTAGAAACGTCTAATGTAAATTTATTGACCAATCAGTGCCACTGGTTAGATGGTTTGATCCATATTATCAGATCTGTTTGTTTTTAGCCTATTGTTTGTAATGTCTGTTAATGAGTTTCTTCTTATAAACTTCTTTTGATTCTTAGGCTCAGATGTGAACGACTAAAACATTTGCTTcccccattttctttttcattttatatgatttttttagactTAACTTAGGTTGGAAACTTCTCTTATCACATTACTTGTTAAGGCTAGAGGCCAAAGTTTACTTCTTGCTAATATCAACAATCTTTTGCAACAAGATTTTGATGTGCTACAACAATCTGTTGACCAATATTTTCATGATTGGCTTTTGCAAACACTACAGCTTGTACACTGTAACAATCTGTTTACTTCCATTCCTGGAAACATGTTTTGCTTTACCATTTACTCATGCGTGGTGTATGCTAGAAGTAGGATATTGGATTTTGGGTTTCAGCTAGAATCATACAGGCTTGGTGAAAATGATGATTTCTTGATTGTAACTATTACTTGCTGATAACTTTTCTGGTTTTGCAGGCAAGAAGATCAGTAAAGCTCCAAAAATCCAGAGGTTGGCAACTCCATTGACACTCTAGAGGAAGCTAACTAGAATtgcagagaagaagaaaagaattacAAAGGCCAAGGTTGAGGCAGCTGAGTACCAGAAATTGCTTGCCATGAGGTTGAAGGAGCAGAGGGAGCGCGGTTGTGAGAGTTTAGCAAAGAGGAAGTCTAAGCTCTCTGCTGCTTCTAAGCCTCCTGTTGTGGCTTAGACTGCTTTTTAAGTTTTGGTAAACAGGTTTTGCCTAGTGTTAGATATTTTGAATAGTGAAGACCCAGAGTTAGCTTAGGCTTTTTTGTGAATGTTGAGTTTGGTATCCTatctattatgttattttatgtggtCTACACTTACTGCCTTGTGGATGTGCTCTTTTGGCATGGCAGATCTGTTTATTGTGTTTAAATTGTAGCCttatagtataaatatatgttattatgtgTCGTACGCATAGCGTCCCCAATATTGAGTTTTCCCTCATCAGAACTTTACTCCTGATACCTGAGTGATTCTTTTTGTCCAATATTTGAGTACTTTCACTTCTGACCTCTTTTTGAGTAGGGCGAGAAAAGATAAATGATTTTTGAATCTCCTGATTGCTTCAAAGTACACAGGTTTCGAGTGGCAAAAAGCTCCTAATGTCCAGCCTTGTTAAAGTTGAATGCAACCAAAACTACTTATGTGAGGAGTGATGTAAGGAAAAACTGAATTGGAAGCTGTGAACATATCATTTAATAAGTATCCTAGCTAAGACCAACCCTGCAGTCATTGCAGGTCCAAATAAAGCATGCAACCTCACACAATAATATTTTGCCATGAAGATTATCCTTTTGTCCAGTAAGAAAGAATTTCAATCAGCATTTTCGGTtggttaatgttttatatttggtatataaatattatccctttttaaaactttaatccaaatatatgtaacattttaatttgttaggtttatattttctatgttatattaatatataatatgagttatatattcaaatacattttaaaataaaataatacaaatgtgttaaaaacattaattaaaaataaaaaataatttttataataatacaattgtgtcaatatctaattacaaatatttaatttttatatttaaatttaaatttagtaaataattaatattaattacttagaaatatttaaaattaaaattatatattaaaatattaacaataagttataataaattattttttatatttttgctaaaatatcataatattaactaatttgaacattatttaaatacatatttgttactttatcatatcatgtctaaaatggacattttattcttcaaaagcactttttgacagcaataccaaacactcaaatttttcaaaagcacttctcaaaagcacttttccacaaCACTTCTCAAtagtacttttcaaaagcaataaaGAACTGGCCCGAAGAGAAGAGGCTTGGTCAAACCAGCTGGGtaattagggttaattttgggcccCTAGAATACCATCGATTTTAGTGGTTTTCAAAGCAGATGGTTTTATTTTAGctggatttttattttcttttttggttattGTGTAGTTAGGTCTTTATTATGTTTATTTCTTTAACTCATCTAATAAATCCAGTggttagttttaaaaaaaatcataatagatAAATATTTGACATGATAAATACATAATTGGGCTTATAAGTAACCATAATTAAACATTACAAATTGGACCTAATATGATTTAAAAGCTTACCTAAATTCCCAAACTCATAATTCCGGTAATAATCATGTTTAGAATTTTATGGCTGTACAATCTTCAGTAAACCGCTAATAACTTGAGCTTCCCAATGCGAAAGAAGATGATTCaaagtgaattttaaaattaagagatAGCTCTTCAGTCTCTATAAAGATATCTCAACTTAGAAATTCTTAGACCCCATTCAAGATACTTGAAAAACATCAACTTTGGTGCACTTAATTGAATAAGTTTCAACCCATTAGTGCATGCATTACTTTATCCCATTTGTCAAGCATGGTTGTCTATAAATTTTGCATCGTATCACTACAATTGTCAAAATCAGTTGAAACTTTTTTCACCAATTTAAAAGTAAAAGCAACATAATTACTTAGGTTCTCATCCTCTTCATCTTCATCACTCTAGTCACACTAAAAGATTTCTTCCTTGTCGAGTCATAGTTTCAACATTCATGACATTGGATTCTTTGAAATTTCCCTTTGCATTTGTTGAAGTTTTGACCATCTTCATTTCCTTTATTATTCTTAGATAGCTTTTTGAAGGCCCTATTGAAATTTTTAGTGAGAAAAGCTAGCTACTTTTGTAAGTCTTCTATATTAGTTTCTTCATCAGTTGTAATTGAATTTACTAATTTCACTTAGTGATATTAAC includes:
- the LOC107949671 gene encoding uncharacterized protein, with protein sequence MHFASISFHYWFFVPLPILCSSSPLKKSLVLCSSSPPPMSLSFFSLYIFVCLYYGIDFYHYFFCIFSPLLCHRCFSLEDFLLPFKTHIQETILSLSLVTSQETNLVARCRRVYGHAHDYHINSISNNRQEDQ